The following are from one region of the Jeongeupia sp. USM3 genome:
- a CDS encoding tetratricopeptide repeat protein produces MALLQTLNDIERIVFSDPTTAKRQCAPVLVRARDEHDVEALVRAATMLSLIEDQLGERNEGSVLLAEALACCQMYGLRHLEPAVQERLGRDHYTGGDYRLALQHWAQCVRLCDGETRHVHTLALALIGLGQVCSAYGGLDEAVTFHRAADRQLESSDDVHLIAKVKISLGWDLHVLGREEEARHILVQALDLCRARQFSHFQAELLLRLAQVDIEQGDAEAAEQKLEEALSLLVFTPSHWCETQVLGLLAQLRHQHGRPDLAISMIQRALHIAEVDGMRHVEARLLADLIVYAGADGNTALAEVQQRRLAALQASLDDAIGSGDVPDLSLLRDLLTLYA; encoded by the coding sequence GTGGCCCTGCTCCAGACCCTCAACGACATCGAACGCATCGTCTTCAGCGACCCGACCACCGCCAAGCGCCAGTGCGCGCCGGTGCTGGTGCGCGCCCGCGACGAGCACGACGTCGAAGCACTGGTCCGTGCCGCGACGATGCTCTCGCTGATCGAGGACCAGCTCGGCGAGCGCAACGAAGGCAGCGTGCTGCTCGCCGAAGCGCTGGCGTGCTGCCAGATGTACGGGCTCCGCCATCTCGAGCCGGCGGTACAGGAACGGCTCGGGCGCGACCACTACACCGGCGGCGACTACCGGCTGGCGCTGCAGCACTGGGCGCAGTGCGTGCGGCTCTGCGACGGCGAGACCCGGCATGTGCATACGCTGGCGCTGGCGCTGATCGGCCTCGGCCAGGTGTGCAGTGCCTACGGCGGGCTCGACGAGGCGGTGACCTTCCACCGCGCGGCCGACCGCCAGCTCGAATCGAGCGACGACGTGCACCTGATCGCCAAGGTGAAAATCAGCCTGGGCTGGGACCTGCATGTGCTGGGCCGCGAGGAAGAAGCCCGGCACATTCTCGTCCAGGCGCTGGATCTGTGCCGGGCCCGGCAGTTCAGCCACTTCCAGGCCGAGCTGCTGTTGCGGCTGGCCCAGGTCGACATCGAGCAAGGCGACGCCGAGGCGGCCGAGCAGAAGCTCGAGGAAGCGCTGTCGCTGCTGGTTTTCACGCCGTCGCACTGGTGCGAGACGCAGGTGCTGGGGCTGCTGGCGCAACTGCGCCACCAGCACGGCCGGCCCGATCTGGCGATCAGCATGATCCAGCGTGCGCTGCACATCGCCGAGGTCGACGGCATGCGCCATGTCGAGGCGAGGCTGCTGGCCGACCTGATCGTTTATGCCGGGGCCGACGGCAATACCGCTCTCGCCGAGGTGCAGCAGCGCCGGCTCGCGGCATTGCAGGCCTCGCTCGACGACGCCATCGGCAGCGGCGACGTGCCCGACCTCAGCCTGCTGCGCGACCTGCTCACCCTCTACGCCTGA
- the dtpA gene encoding dipeptide/tripeptide permease DtpA translates to MAGNSSLSQPKAFYLIFSIELWERFGYYGLQGIMAVYLVKMLGLHEADSFTLFSSFVALVYGLIAVGGWLGDKVLGTKRTIILGAITLAVGYAMIAFSNHQVSWVYLGMGTVAVGNGLFKANPGSLLSKLYDKDDPRIDGAFTMYYMAINIGSFFSMLATPWLAKEFGWGVAFSLSVVGMLITIANFLLCKKMVAQYGSEPDFKPLNLKYLAYVIVGIVAVCLAASWLLKHPTVANYGLAAISIGIVAIFMKETFALQGAARSKMIVAFVLMVEAVIFFVLYNQMPTSLNFFAINNTEHSLLGFAVQPEQFQALNPFWIMIASPILAMAYNKLGDRLPMPHKFAIGMVLCSLAFLALPFGARFANEHGLVSANWLVLSYALQSIGELLISGLGLAMVAQLVPERLMGFIMGAWFLTTAAASAVSGMVAGLTAVHGDVSNAQQSLAVYSDVFMKIGIVTGVIAVLMIVTAPLLARMISGAKEVDAFVAEGELAAQRPQ, encoded by the coding sequence GTGGCCGGCAATTCTTCCCTGAGCCAACCCAAGGCGTTTTACCTGATATTTTCGATCGAACTGTGGGAACGGTTCGGTTACTACGGCCTGCAGGGCATCATGGCGGTGTACCTCGTCAAGATGCTCGGCCTGCACGAGGCCGATTCGTTCACGCTGTTCTCGTCCTTTGTCGCGCTTGTCTACGGCCTGATCGCCGTCGGCGGCTGGCTCGGCGACAAGGTGCTCGGCACCAAGCGGACCATCATCCTCGGCGCGATCACGCTGGCGGTCGGCTACGCGATGATCGCGTTCTCGAATCACCAGGTTTCGTGGGTCTATCTCGGCATGGGCACGGTCGCCGTCGGTAACGGCCTGTTCAAGGCCAACCCGGGGTCGCTGCTGTCCAAGCTCTACGACAAGGACGACCCGCGCATCGACGGCGCGTTCACGATGTACTACATGGCGATCAACATCGGCTCGTTCTTCTCGATGCTGGCGACGCCGTGGCTGGCCAAGGAGTTCGGCTGGGGCGTGGCGTTCTCGCTGTCGGTCGTCGGCATGCTGATCACCATCGCCAACTTCCTGCTGTGCAAGAAGATGGTCGCCCAGTACGGCTCGGAGCCGGACTTCAAGCCGCTCAACCTCAAGTACCTCGCTTACGTGATCGTCGGCATCGTCGCGGTCTGTCTGGCCGCATCGTGGCTGCTCAAGCACCCGACCGTCGCCAACTACGGTCTGGCCGCGATCTCGATCGGCATCGTTGCGATCTTCATGAAGGAAACCTTCGCGCTGCAGGGCGCGGCGCGCAGCAAGATGATCGTCGCCTTCGTGCTGATGGTCGAAGCGGTGATCTTCTTCGTGCTCTACAACCAGATGCCGACGTCGCTGAACTTCTTCGCGATCAACAACACCGAGCACAGCCTGCTGGGCTTCGCGGTCCAGCCCGAGCAGTTCCAGGCACTGAACCCGTTCTGGATCATGATCGCCAGTCCGATCCTGGCGATGGCGTACAACAAGCTCGGCGACAGGCTGCCGATGCCGCACAAGTTCGCGATCGGCATGGTGCTGTGCTCGCTGGCCTTCCTGGCGCTGCCCTTCGGTGCGCGCTTTGCCAACGAGCATGGTCTGGTGTCGGCCAACTGGCTGGTGCTGAGCTACGCGCTGCAGAGCATCGGCGAGCTGCTGATTTCGGGCCTCGGTCTGGCGATGGTCGCGCAGCTGGTGCCGGAACGGCTGATGGGCTTCATCATGGGCGCGTGGTTCCTCACCACCGCGGCGGCGTCGGCAGTCAGCGGCATGGTCGCCGGCCTGACCGCGGTGCATGGCGACGTCAGCAACGCGCAGCAGTCGCTGGCGGTCTACAGCGACGTGTTCATGAAGATCGGCATCGTCACCGGCGTGATCGCCGTGCTGATGATCGTTACCGCGCCGCTGCTGGCGCGGATGATCAGCGGCGCCAAGGAAGTCGACGCCTTCGTGGCAGAAGGCGAGCTGGCCGCACAGCGTCCGCAGTAG
- a CDS encoding chromate transporter gives MTLLLPLFGHFAQLSLIAFGGASAVLPDMHRVLVTEQHWLSESAFTASYTIAQVAPGPNLLFVLLFGLQIAGLPGALVALLAMCLPSSLIALAVEHYGHRHREHRWHRLIRRALAPLTIALTLATGVLLLSTGSGNLRMALLAGLTVIVGLRTKLNPLWLIAAGAVLGAFGWM, from the coding sequence ATGACGCTGCTCCTGCCGCTGTTCGGCCACTTCGCCCAGCTGTCGCTGATTGCCTTCGGCGGTGCCAGCGCGGTGCTGCCCGACATGCATCGCGTGCTCGTCACCGAGCAGCACTGGCTGAGCGAATCGGCCTTTACCGCCAGCTACACGATCGCGCAGGTCGCCCCGGGGCCGAACCTGCTGTTCGTGCTGCTGTTCGGGCTGCAGATCGCCGGCCTGCCCGGCGCACTGGTGGCACTGCTGGCGATGTGCCTGCCGTCGTCGCTGATCGCACTGGCGGTCGAACACTACGGCCACCGCCACCGCGAGCACCGATGGCACCGGCTGATCCGCCGCGCGCTAGCGCCGCTGACGATCGCGCTGACGCTGGCGACCGGCGTCCTGCTGCTCTCGACCGGCAGCGGCAACCTGCGCATGGCGCTGCTGGCCGGGCTGACGGTGATCGTCGGGCTGAGGACCAAGCTCAACCCGCTGTGGCTGATCGCCGCCGGCGCGGTGCTCGGCGCCTTCGGCTGGATGTGA
- a CDS encoding chromate transporter, with product MPATPLPITPATLFRTFARMGLIGFGGVLPWARRVLVDERGWLDDAEFADLLSTGQILPGPNIVNLAMMFGYRHAGLRGALSASFGLIGPPGLIVLALGLGYRHVAGIPAIQGALHGMTAVAAGLIILTAIKLARTQQGLGLAWLTGGAAFVAVALLRWPLLPVLAVLIPLSLLICLIGARR from the coding sequence ATGCCGGCCACCCCGCTGCCGATCACCCCGGCCACGCTGTTCCGCACCTTCGCCCGGATGGGGCTGATCGGCTTCGGCGGCGTGCTGCCGTGGGCACGGCGAGTGCTGGTCGACGAACGCGGCTGGCTCGACGATGCCGAGTTCGCCGACCTGCTCAGCACCGGCCAGATCCTGCCGGGCCCCAACATCGTCAATCTGGCGATGATGTTCGGCTACCGCCACGCCGGCCTCAGGGGAGCGCTGAGCGCGTCGTTCGGGCTGATCGGCCCGCCGGGGCTGATCGTGCTGGCGCTCGGCCTCGGCTACCGGCACGTCGCCGGCATTCCGGCGATCCAGGGCGCGCTGCACGGAATGACCGCGGTCGCCGCCGGACTGATCATCCTCACCGCCATCAAGCTGGCGCGCACGCAACAGGGGCTCGGCCTGGCGTGGCTGACCGGTGGCGCGGCCTTCGTCGCCGTTGCGCTGCTGCGCTGGCCGCTGCTGCCGGTGCTGGCGGTGCTGATTCCGCTGTCGCTGCTGATCTGCCTGATCGGAGCGCGCCGATGA
- a CDS encoding trimeric intracellular cation channel family protein gives MLSTIYLIAITAEAMTGALAAGRRNMDLFGVLVIAFLTALGGGTVRDIVLGHYPIGWTQHPEYIWLVLSAGLFTVLVARFMHHLGKIFLILDALGLIAFTLIGCEVALKMSYHPTVVIMAGMTTGIAGGVLRDILCSRVPVVFRHELYASVSLLVALSYLGLGELKVQHDVNVLMSFALGLVIRLCAIYRGWRLPVFSYRQPID, from the coding sequence ATGCTGTCCACCATCTACCTCATCGCCATCACCGCCGAAGCCATGACCGGCGCGCTCGCCGCCGGCCGGCGCAACATGGACCTCTTCGGCGTGCTGGTCATCGCCTTCCTGACCGCGCTCGGCGGCGGCACCGTCCGCGACATCGTGCTCGGCCATTATCCGATCGGCTGGACCCAGCACCCCGAATACATCTGGCTGGTGCTGTCGGCCGGGCTGTTCACGGTGCTGGTCGCGCGCTTCATGCACCACCTCGGCAAAATCTTCCTGATCCTCGACGCGCTCGGGCTGATCGCCTTCACGCTGATCGGCTGCGAGGTCGCGCTGAAGATGAGCTACCACCCGACCGTGGTGATCATGGCCGGAATGACCACCGGCATCGCCGGCGGCGTGCTGCGCGACATCCTCTGCTCGCGCGTGCCGGTGGTGTTCCGCCACGAGCTGTACGCCAGCGTGTCGCTGCTGGTCGCGCTCAGCTATCTCGGCCTCGGCGAGCTCAAGGTCCAGCACGACGTCAATGTGCTGATGTCGTTCGCGCTCGGCCTGGTGATCCGGCTTTGCGCGATCTACCGCGGCTGGCGGCTGCCGGTGTTCTCGTACCGCCAGCCGATCGACTGA
- a CDS encoding DUF2092 domain-containing protein: MKPIRTAAALLLAACAGSALAADAGTAKAVDPQAVKALETMGNYLRSLPRFALRADTTTDYVDDSGQALQFARQAEMQMVRPNKLKASVSGEQGARTMYYDGKTFTLYGSQHNFYASAAAPKTIGELVGDIADKYGIETPLADLFYWGSDPNQGKDLTAARVIGDERIGGLSCAHYAFRKPGTDWQVWIRKGAQPLPCKLVITATDIEARPQHTVRFNWQTQPAFGNEVFTFTPPKGAKRIDFARNEASKPASAKQ, from the coding sequence ATGAAGCCAATCCGAACCGCTGCAGCGCTGCTGCTGGCCGCATGCGCCGGCAGCGCACTGGCCGCCGATGCCGGTACCGCCAAGGCGGTCGACCCGCAGGCGGTCAAGGCACTCGAGACCATGGGCAACTACCTGCGCAGCCTGCCCCGCTTTGCCCTCCGTGCCGACACCACCACCGACTATGTCGACGACAGCGGCCAGGCGCTGCAGTTTGCCCGTCAGGCCGAGATGCAGATGGTGCGGCCGAACAAGCTCAAGGCCAGCGTCAGCGGCGAGCAGGGCGCACGGACGATGTACTACGACGGCAAGACCTTCACGCTCTACGGCAGCCAGCACAACTTCTACGCGAGCGCGGCGGCGCCGAAGACGATCGGCGAGCTGGTCGGCGACATTGCCGACAAGTACGGCATCGAAACGCCGCTGGCCGACCTGTTCTACTGGGGCAGCGACCCCAATCAGGGCAAGGACCTGACCGCCGCGCGTGTCATCGGCGACGAACGCATCGGCGGTCTGAGCTGCGCCCACTACGCGTTCCGCAAGCCCGGCACCGACTGGCAGGTGTGGATTCGCAAGGGCGCGCAGCCGCTGCCGTGCAAGCTGGTGATCACCGCGACCGACATCGAAGCCCGGCCGCAACACACGGTGCGCTTCAACTGGCAGACGCAGCCGGCCTTCGGCAACGAGGTCTTCACCTTCACGCCGCCCAAGGGTGCCAAGCGGATCGACTTCGCCCGCAACGAGGCGTCGAAGCCGGCGTCGGCCAAACAATAA
- a CDS encoding MarC family protein, whose protein sequence is MESWSFASAFVLLLLVTDPLGSIPLFVAMLKQVPRQRRVRMIVREVSVAFVVLLVFMLTGRQFLALMHLSQTSLGIAGGVILFLIALRMVFPHPDGVFGDIKGGEPFIVPLAIPLLAGPSALATVLLLVSRAPERLWEWIGALALTMGVCALVLGFSEKIGQVLGERVTTAFERLMGLVLTAIAVEMLLSGVRDYIASLA, encoded by the coding sequence ATGGAATCCTGGTCCTTCGCGTCCGCCTTCGTGCTGCTGCTGCTGGTCACCGACCCGCTGGGCAGCATTCCGCTGTTCGTTGCCATGCTCAAGCAGGTGCCGCGGCAGCGGCGCGTCCGGATGATCGTCCGCGAGGTGTCGGTCGCCTTCGTCGTGCTGCTGGTCTTCATGCTCACCGGCCGGCAGTTCCTCGCGCTGATGCATCTGTCGCAGACCTCGCTCGGCATCGCCGGCGGCGTGATCCTGTTCCTGATCGCGTTGCGCATGGTGTTTCCGCACCCGGACGGCGTGTTCGGCGACATCAAGGGCGGCGAGCCCTTTATCGTGCCGCTGGCGATCCCGCTGCTCGCCGGGCCGTCGGCGCTGGCGACGGTGCTGCTGCTGGTGTCGCGCGCGCCGGAGCGGCTATGGGAGTGGATCGGTGCGCTGGCGCTGACGATGGGCGTCTGCGCCCTGGTGCTCGGCTTCTCGGAGAAGATCGGCCAGGTGCTCGGCGAGCGCGTGACCACGGCGTTCGAGCGGCTGATGGGCCTGGTGCTGACGGCGATCGCCGTCGAGATGCTGCTGTCCGGCGTGCGCGACTACATCGCCTCGCTGGCGTGA
- the rpiA gene encoding ribose-5-phosphate isomerase RpiA yields the protein MTQNELKEAVGRAAIAYVPDDCIVGVGTGSTANYFIDALAEIKGRIRGAVSSSEASIARLKKHNIPVYDLNTVDSLPVYVDGADEINHQLQMIKGGGAALTREKIVSAVAEQFVCIADASKYVGVLGNFPLPVEVIPMARSYVARELVKLGGHPAYREGVVTDNGNVILDVHGLRIAEAAKLESEINQIVGVVTNGLFARRRADVLLLGTEDGVKTYK from the coding sequence ATGACCCAGAACGAACTGAAAGAAGCCGTCGGCCGCGCCGCGATCGCCTACGTGCCCGACGACTGCATCGTCGGCGTCGGCACCGGCTCGACCGCCAACTACTTCATCGACGCGCTGGCCGAGATCAAGGGCCGGATCCGCGGCGCCGTGTCGTCGAGCGAAGCGAGCATCGCCCGGCTGAAGAAGCACAACATCCCGGTCTACGACCTCAACACCGTCGACAGCCTGCCGGTCTACGTCGATGGCGCCGACGAGATCAACCACCAGCTGCAGATGATCAAGGGCGGCGGCGCCGCGCTGACGCGCGAGAAGATCGTCTCGGCCGTCGCCGAGCAGTTCGTCTGCATTGCCGATGCCAGCAAGTACGTCGGCGTGCTCGGCAACTTCCCGCTGCCGGTCGAGGTGATCCCGATGGCGCGCTCGTACGTCGCGCGCGAGCTGGTCAAGCTCGGCGGCCACCCGGCCTACCGCGAGGGCGTGGTGACCGACAACGGCAACGTCATCCTCGACGTGCACGGGCTGCGCATCGCCGAAGCGGCTAAACTGGAGTCCGAAATCAACCAGATCGTCGGTGTGGTCACCAATGGCCTGTTCGCGCGCCGCCGCGCCGACGTGCTGCTGCTCGGTACCGAGGACGGCGTCAAGACCTACAAGTGA
- the phoU gene encoding phosphate signaling complex protein PhoU — MMSEHISKQFDAELEAIRSSVLGMAGLVEDQVRLAMEALSTGNVAIINKVIEQEEKVNAMHVQLDDMCIHMIARRQPAATDLRMVMTVIKSVEDLERIGDKAARICVRAKNIYDAGKLQVPRFAELDHIAEDALDMLSKALDAFARLDAIPASEVIRDDSQLDTEYRALQRLLITIMMEDPRQITLTLDILWIAKAIERIGDLAVNIAEQVIFLVKGQDVRHKSQEEVDSVVHAKREE, encoded by the coding sequence ATGATGTCCGAACACATTTCCAAACAATTCGACGCCGAACTCGAGGCGATCCGCTCGAGCGTGCTCGGCATGGCCGGTCTGGTCGAAGACCAGGTGCGCCTGGCGATGGAAGCGCTGTCGACCGGCAATGTCGCCATCATCAACAAGGTGATCGAGCAGGAAGAGAAGGTCAACGCGATGCACGTGCAGCTCGACGACATGTGCATCCACATGATCGCGCGCCGCCAGCCGGCGGCGACCGACCTGCGCATGGTGATGACGGTGATCAAGTCGGTCGAGGACCTCGAGCGCATCGGCGACAAGGCCGCGCGCATCTGTGTCCGCGCCAAGAACATCTACGATGCCGGCAAGCTGCAGGTGCCGCGTTTCGCCGAGCTCGACCATATCGCCGAAGACGCGCTCGACATGCTCAGCAAGGCGCTCGACGCCTTCGCCCGCCTTGATGCCATCCCGGCGTCGGAAGTGATCCGCGACGACAGCCAGCTCGATACCGAGTACCGGGCGCTGCAACGGCTGCTGATCACGATCATGATGGAAGACCCGCGCCAGATCACCCTGACGCTGGACATCCTGTGGATCGCCAAGGCGATCGAGCGCATCGGCGATCTCGCGGTCAATATCGCCGAGCAGGTGATCTTCCTCGTCAAGGGGCAGGACGTCCGCCACAAGAGCCAGGAAGAGGTCGACAGCGTCGTCCACGCTAAGCGCGAAGAGTAA
- a CDS encoding Ppx/GppA phosphatase family protein: protein MNDATLIAAVDLGSNSFRLQIARVQDGTLVPLTTLKETVRLAGGLDAAGRLSPEIQHEALSALGRFGKALAGLAPGQVRIVATNTFRIAANIDAFQPLAEAALGFPVEIVAGLEEARLIYIGAAHSLPGSRKARLIVDIGGGSTELIIGRQFQPQTMESVLVGCVSWSQRFFPDGRITEAALQAAELAARELLEPVAGQFAPEHWNNAIGTSGTSRSIADVLELNGLTQSGISRDGLDRLRQILLDAGHVDAVDLKGLRADRRPVLAGGFAIINAVFGMLGIERMAITQGALRDGVLYDLMDRRGLLDVRERTVGAFQRRYHIDVAQASRVAELAALLFRQLHDGNDDRARALSHAARLHEIGRLIAHVGYHKHAAYILQHADMQGFSRSEQARLAQLALVQRGSLAKLDGAARRQADWAEILALRLAVLFCRGRKTHWPETLRLCPQDDGFRLDIDHAWLSANPLTAFALDEETRQWQKPRFIIARTS from the coding sequence ATGAACGACGCTACGCTGATCGCCGCCGTTGACCTCGGCTCCAACAGTTTCCGGCTGCAGATCGCCCGCGTGCAGGACGGCACGCTGGTGCCGCTGACCACGCTGAAGGAAACGGTGCGCCTTGCCGGCGGGCTCGACGCGGCGGGGCGACTGAGCCCGGAGATCCAGCACGAAGCGCTGTCGGCACTGGGGCGTTTCGGCAAGGCGCTGGCCGGGCTCGCGCCCGGGCAGGTACGCATCGTTGCGACCAACACTTTCCGCATCGCCGCGAACATCGACGCCTTCCAGCCGCTGGCCGAGGCCGCGCTCGGCTTTCCGGTCGAGATCGTCGCCGGCCTGGAAGAGGCCAGGCTGATCTATATCGGCGCGGCGCACAGCCTGCCGGGCAGCCGCAAGGCCAGGCTGATCGTCGACATCGGCGGCGGATCGACCGAGCTGATCATTGGCCGGCAATTCCAGCCGCAGACGATGGAAAGCGTGCTCGTCGGCTGCGTGAGCTGGAGCCAGCGTTTCTTTCCCGACGGCAGGATCACCGAGGCCGCGCTGCAGGCCGCCGAGCTGGCCGCGCGCGAGCTGCTCGAGCCGGTCGCCGGCCAGTTCGCGCCGGAACACTGGAACAACGCGATCGGCACCTCGGGCACGTCGCGCTCGATTGCCGACGTGCTCGAACTCAACGGCCTGACGCAGTCGGGCATCAGCCGAGACGGGCTGGACCGGCTGCGGCAGATCCTGCTCGACGCCGGCCACGTCGACGCGGTCGACCTCAAGGGGCTGCGCGCCGACCGCCGACCGGTGCTGGCGGGCGGTTTCGCGATCATCAATGCGGTGTTCGGCATGCTCGGCATCGAACGGATGGCGATCACCCAGGGCGCGCTGCGCGACGGCGTGCTCTACGACCTGATGGACCGGCGCGGCCTGCTCGACGTGCGCGAGCGCACCGTCGGTGCGTTCCAGCGCCGTTACCATATCGATGTCGCCCAGGCTTCCCGGGTCGCCGAACTGGCCGCGCTGCTGTTCCGGCAACTGCACGACGGCAACGACGACCGCGCCCGCGCGCTGTCGCACGCGGCGCGGCTGCACGAAATCGGCCGGCTGATCGCCCATGTCGGCTACCACAAGCACGCCGCCTACATCCTGCAGCATGCCGACATGCAGGGCTTTTCGCGCAGCGAGCAGGCCCGGCTGGCGCAACTGGCGCTGGTCCAGCGCGGCAGCCTCGCCAAGCTCGACGGCGCCGCGCGCAGGCAGGCGGACTGGGCGGAGATCCTCGCGCTGCGGCTGGCGGTGCTGTTCTGCCGCGGCCGCAAGACGCACTGGCCGGAGACGCTGCGCCTGTGCCCGCAGGACGACGGCTTCCGGCTCGACATCGATCACGCCTGGCTGTCGGCCAATCCGCTGACCGCATTCGCACTCGACGAGGAAACCCGCCAATGGCAAAAGCCGCGGTTCATCATCGCAAGAACAAGCTGA
- the corA gene encoding magnesium/cobalt transporter CorA, with translation MAKAAVHHRKNKLRQHLRADKAGSHPGTMQYVGPRRPEDTLATLIEFGPDDNDFIETRFTSLEEGKVFERTHQTFWLNLHGLANLELLKFVGKRFGLHPLTMEDIVHTEQRPKVEVYPGYLFIVARLASVDADGMLCSEQVSIVVGRGYVLTFQEQPTGTFSSIRDSLKNAQSQVRKLGADYLVYSLLDKLVDRYFSVLETIGDRIELVDDQIAAGPVPDHLTDIQELRRSMLGIKRGLWPLREVINVLQRDDADFFREETQLYLRDVYDHTVQLIESTEALRELVGNLQDSYLSLQSHRMNLQMRMLTVITTLFMPLTLIAGIYGMNFDVMPELRWRWGYFGALGMMAVVAGGLIVFFRRKRWF, from the coding sequence ATGGCAAAAGCCGCGGTTCATCATCGCAAGAACAAGCTGAGGCAGCACCTGCGCGCCGACAAGGCGGGCAGCCACCCGGGAACGATGCAGTATGTCGGCCCGCGCCGTCCCGAAGACACGCTGGCGACGCTGATCGAGTTTGGCCCCGACGACAACGACTTCATCGAAACCCGCTTCACCTCGCTCGAGGAAGGCAAGGTCTTCGAGCGCACGCACCAGACCTTCTGGCTCAACCTGCACGGACTCGCCAATCTCGAGCTGCTCAAGTTCGTCGGCAAGCGTTTCGGCCTGCACCCGCTGACGATGGAGGACATCGTCCACACCGAGCAGCGACCCAAGGTCGAGGTCTATCCGGGCTATCTGTTCATCGTTGCCCGGCTGGCGAGCGTCGACGCCGACGGCATGCTCTGCAGCGAGCAGGTCAGCATCGTCGTTGGGCGCGGCTACGTGCTGACCTTCCAGGAGCAGCCGACCGGCACGTTCAGCAGCATCCGCGACAGCCTGAAGAACGCGCAGTCGCAGGTCCGCAAGCTCGGCGCCGACTATCTGGTCTATTCGCTGCTCGACAAGCTGGTTGACCGCTACTTCAGCGTGCTCGAAACCATCGGCGACCGGATCGAGCTCGTCGACGACCAGATCGCCGCCGGTCCGGTGCCCGACCATCTGACCGATATTCAGGAGCTGCGGCGCAGCATGCTTGGCATCAAGCGCGGGCTGTGGCCGCTGCGCGAGGTGATCAACGTGCTGCAGCGCGACGACGCCGACTTCTTCCGCGAGGAAACCCAGCTCTATCTGCGCGACGTCTACGACCACACGGTGCAGCTGATCGAAAGCACCGAAGCGCTGCGCGAACTGGTCGGCAACCTGCAGGATTCCTACCTGTCGCTGCAGTCGCACCGGATGAACCTGCAGATGCGCATGCTCACGGTGATCACGACGCTGTTCATGCCGCTGACGCTGATCGCCGGCATCTACGGCATGAATTTCGACGTGATGCCCGAGCTGCGCTGGCGCTGGGGCTACTTCGGCGCGCTGGGGATGATGGCCGTCGTGGCGGGCGGACTAATCGTCTTCTTCCGCCGGAAGCGGTGGTTCTGA
- a CDS encoding DUF456 domain-containing protein, giving the protein MTDAYTLWLLLATALILIGLAGSLLPMLPGTPFVFGGMLLAAWADGFNRIGWVTLGVLGALLLLAILLDFVAGALGAKRVGASPQAVWGSMIGAVLGIAGGVIGLIIGPFVGAALGEYLARRDAIQAGRVGLATWIGLLIAAVAKVAIALAMLGVFAIAWFW; this is encoded by the coding sequence ATGACCGACGCCTACACCCTCTGGCTCCTGCTCGCCACGGCGCTGATCCTGATCGGCCTGGCCGGCAGCCTGCTGCCGATGCTGCCCGGCACACCGTTCGTTTTCGGCGGGATGCTGCTCGCGGCCTGGGCCGACGGCTTCAACCGGATCGGTTGGGTGACGCTGGGCGTGCTCGGCGCGCTGCTGCTGCTGGCGATCCTGCTCGACTTCGTCGCCGGCGCGCTCGGCGCCAAGCGGGTCGGTGCCAGCCCGCAGGCGGTATGGGGGTCGATGATCGGTGCGGTGCTGGGGATAGCCGGCGGGGTGATCGGGCTGATCATCGGGCCGTTCGTCGGCGCGGCACTCGGCGAATACCTGGCCCGACGCGACGCCATTCAGGCCGGCAGGGTCGGCCTGGCCACGTGGATCGGCCTGCTGATCGCCGCCGTCGCCAAGGTCGCGATCGCGCTGGCGATGCTCGGCGTTTTCGCGATTGCCTGGTTCTGGTGA